The genome window attattttgaAACCAGCAGCACTAACAAGTGGTGTGCTTTATTATATTCTTTACCTTTCAATTAGTAACACACAGAATATTATGTCACCATCTTCTAGACTGAGTGGAAATCAGAATTAAATCATAAAGTCAAATCAATTTCATACACACCTTCACAATTTCATATTTTCACATTgtagttacactttaaaacacTGACAATAGCCTTTATACTATGTGTATTCATCCACAATGTGTGTAAACATCCATACCAGAATTCACTCATTGTAAATATATACTGGTTCTATCACAGTGACTGTGCCTGAATCTGGATGCACAGCTGGAACcttcttgctgcgaggcaacagtgGCAGTCACATATTCCACCATGTGACCTCAAACCAAGTTCCCATACAATAATGTAGTATTGTTTGAAAACATAATCTAAACTACTTCAGATCGCAAAACAAATAGACTTAATGACTGTGAAGGCtactgttaaaataataaaaaaacaagcttatTTATATTACAATTTTGAGAAAGCAAAGCTTTTCAGGGACCCCCCACCCCACCGGGTTTACCAGTATAACAAGCATTAAGCATATCATGTTGCTGATTAACCATCAGAAATCAAAGTTTACCAGCACATTTATTACAGGTGATGAAATCTAAATGTACACAGTatgaacacagcaggagaaagtGTTAAACTCTGTGCTTTTAAAGACATCCTAGTAAACATTTTGCTGAAATGTAAAGGCCAATGTGAAGCTAAATATGTATTCAATTcttatacaataataaaactaaatattcCTTGAAATACACTGAGCTCAGCTTGAATTGTTCTCATTCTTTTtgttctgcttctctctcttttcctgaTCTTTCCTTCTCTGTCTGCCCATCTGTCTGAAGTACAGTCTCTTGGGGTTCAGACCGTAGGCCTTCAGTCGATGTCGACTGAACTCCCGTCCACCTATCTTCACCCCCATGGTTCCTGATATGAGGCGTCCGCCCGAACGCTTGTGTGTCTTCTTGGACCAACTTGGCCTCTCGGCCACATTTTTCACCTCTGCATTGTCTGCAGACACCTGTGgttcctcctcctgtttcatCTTTTTCTTGGGTATTAGAATCTCTTCCTCCATGTCGTCTCCTGCCTCTCTTAGAGCCTCAGCAAGGGTCTTATCTGGAGAGTCCATGACGCCTGcctcatcatcgtcatctgttcctttgtcttgtttgtctgcATCCTTCAGACgatctctcctcttcttccccaCCTTGTTTTTGGCATCTGGCATCTCTTTTTCTTCCCTGTAGATGAGATTCAGTTATGTATTGTGACACATTTCAACTGTAAAGGGAGATTTATTAGAAGGGGCATGTCTAATTAGTTTGTTTTGCGTTATACTCACTCAGTATACACGGAGCTCAGGATTTCCTTCTTCTTCCGTTCATTCTGGGCCTTGATTTTATAGTTTTTCAAATCGCACTTCTCTTCATTTTCAGATCTAAgagcagcaaacaaaaaaagaggtcaTTCTGATAAGTGAACTTTAACAGATAAAGAACACAATATTAAGACAGAGCCAGTACCTGAACATGCACGTCTTCTTCAGAGAGCACCACTGGTTCAACTCTTTGTCGTTTGCAATTAAAACCTGaggaaataattcattaatcaTTAGTATAAATCAAACGTGGTCATCACGTTATCCAATCACAGAGTTCTGCTCAGAGAGAAGATTAAGTTGAGATCATTCCCTGGTCAGAGCTTTCCCCAGAGGGAAGCAATACCAGGTCAGTCACATCAAGGCTCATCACTGCAGCATTTTAACCAACAGCAAGTCGACATTGTTCTATCCATTCCTCATTTCCTTTGCAAACAATTAACTGTTCACAAATCCCCTCTACCAAACAATCACATCTTAATAGTTGTTGCTGGGCAGGACAGGACTGATTTCTAAACATGATGCTGTGTACAGGAGACTGGAGTaaattagggaaaaaaaaaaataaaaaaaattgtaaacctaatgtggcttttgttttcactattacaaagcaaaaatacaacacaagccTCATCGCTATTATCAGGAGAAGTGCTGCTGTCCCTCACCTCATCAGTGGTCAGACCAAAGTCATTGGCGAGAACCTGTCTGTACCGAAATCTGCATGGGAGGTCGTCTATTATGTCCTCGTAGTCCAGCTTGTAGTACTCATCCAGGTACTGCTCAAAGCTTCTCTCCTCTGAAAGACAAAGACTTCAgttggacaaaaacaactgcAGAAGTAGTAGGTATGTTAGACCCCACAGAGTTGGGTTTATTGACACTTACGAGGATCAAACACGGGCTTATTCTGGGTGATAACCTGTGCAAAGTGagacttctttttctttttgcccatCTGTGGTAAATCctctttcttcatcttcttcctctcctttttcttctgtttctttgaGGCCATGTGCTGGTTGGGGTCATAGTCTGCATCCATCTGTCTCAGCAGGATAAAATCTGGTCAGTGAGGTTCTTCTcaaaattatcaaaaaaaaaaaaaaaaagatctcttCGTCCTAGAGATCAGCTGCGCAGATTAAAGtgtgcttttatcaaaatgactCACAACAAAGTTTTCATCATCACAGTGTGGCTGAGTGGTTTCACGTCCTTCTCCACCATAGTCTTCATCAAGGTCgtcctcctgtctctctcctgTCCATGTGTCCCAGTTCCAATGCTCTGTAGCACACAAATATAAGCCAGGGGTCAATTTAACATTCTAGAAAGAAAAATTCCAGTCACTCTCAAAGTGATAGAAAATCATAAATAGCAACAGCCTTTATGCTCCGtttgcaaacaaacatttttattttcttctgtgtAACTCAGCCCTGATTGATATGTCAAGATAAATCTTTAAATCTTGTATTCTTCATTTAGTACCGACTGCAAAATGGCAAGAACAGGTGAAAGGTGACGGAAAGACTTCTTaccttcttcatcatcatcaaactgaggcttctcttcttcttcccctccGTAATATTCGTCTCCAAAGAATTTCTGCAAACATAATTTAGAGAGAGATGTCACTGCCTGTGACTCTCAATGTatttgaaaaaggaaaacatacaGCATAGTTGATAAAGGGCACTAAAAGTAGTGTGTTACCAAGGGTCTTAACTCTGGAGCTCTGAATTAAAAGTGAGCTGAACCTGAACAGGTGAGTCGAATTTAACAGGACACAGAAAGAGAACACCTGTGTGAGCTGATTGGCATCATCACAGCAGGCACCTGTGTTCAATCAGCCAAATGAGTAATTACCACAGTGGGCTTGTGCTGCTGAAATATCTGTGTTTACCAATGGGAAAGCTGAGCTGAGAttcagacaagacacattccaAAGGCCCAGTCGTATAAAACAGCTTCCATTCTGCGTGAGCTGAGGGGTAAGTAAAAAATGTGAGCAAATCTGTAACATATTTTTGCATGAAGATCAACCTTTGGGGGAACTTTGACCAGCAAAGTCACAACCTGATCACAACTGATCTGTATGGGAGTCAAGAGAGAAacctaacaaaataaaatactataaAAGGATTTTGTTATCAAGCATGTTGATGGTTTAACCTCCACATCATTTTACatgaaaattcaaaatgtgttagGAGTCTCATGGAAACCCTGGAATCATGTCACACTATCTCAtaccatataaataaatatataatattaatcaATTGTcagaacacacaaaacaactgtcACATGTTTAGAGCagttttactgatgttatatTAAAAGTCCCAAAAATTGTTCAGCTTTATATAGATGTAAGTGTTTTAATATCTGTATCCTCCTATGCACATGTAGCCTTGCATTGAGTGTAAGTGCTAGAGTACTAGAGGATGAATTGAgtcataaatgtacatttttattgaacTTTGAACCCTGTGTTGTTGTGGTGAAGATTCAGAAGTAAGATTTCCTCTAACGGATCAGACAGATCAAAACATCCTTCACATTAATCTACATGTGATTCATTTACTACAAATGCCCATCCCTAACCTGTCCAcagtgtaccccgcctttcgccctgtgtaaGCTGGGATTGGCTTGACCCtaatgtggagaaaaaaatggTAGACAATAGATGGATGTCCTTCCTCTGTTTCCACCCACCTGCATGAGCTGGTCGTGTTGCTGTGGATCAAAGTCTCCCTCCAGGTCCATCTGACTGAAGGCGAGCTGCTCGTTGCCCGTCAGCTCCTTGAGCTTGTTCAGCTTCTCCATGATCTCGTTGCGTTTCAGGTTCTTCAGCTGTTTCAGTTGCTcctgtttttgctctttttccTGGAGGGGTTATGAGACAGAGGTTTGCATTAGCTAAAGAGTGAGGATATATTAAGACGACATCAACATATCCCTGCATATCCATGCAGGGAATGTCTGTACATTCATTgcataactgtccaacaggTCTTActgcttcaaacttggcaggtgaacCTTTGGATAATTAATGCAAAAGAACTGACACTAGTACTGCTAGAAAGCAATTTATATAAAAGGGTTTATATCCAGGGATGACATGTTTGGTTACCTTTTGCTTCCTttctttcacttcctgtcttttgAGTTTTCTGCTGTCATCTTTGGAGCGAACAGAGGTAGCGATGTTGCGAGGGTAGGTCTTGATCCTCTGAGCATCAGGCTCTTCGAAGCGGAAGTTGTAGCTCTTTTCAAAGTTCTCCTGCCGTTCCAAGAAattctccccttcctcctcagAATCCTCCACATCATCCTGGACCACCTCGTCGTAGGTTGGGATCCTGAATACAGCAGAACAATTCATTGTTCAGACATACGTTTCAGTTTACACAGCTCGAGGAGGAAAAATCAACATCGAGACAGGAAGTAAGTACCGTTCATCTTCGCCATCTCCGTCTTTGTAGCCCTTGTTGAGGACATAATCTCTCAGGAAGCACTCCTTCTCATCTAGCTGTGGGTCATTCCAGTAATCTTTCAAGCATTGCTGcgtcaacaaaaacaagtgattAATTTATGTTCCAGGATGCTCTCTCACATACTCAGTCGGTATACAGACACTCACCATGTCCTTCACCTCTTCTGGACCCTCAAGCTCAGTCTGGCCTTTAAGCCAATCTACATAATCTGCCTCTTCATTATCCTACAAACAGATAAAGACTAATAAATACTGACATCCACAGCTTCTATAAGACAGTATTTCAAAATGAGGAGCAGAATCTGAccttctcctcctgtgttttgATTCTCCTGGTGAGCAGCTTGATTCCTTCGCCCTCCTCACTgccttcatcctcctcatcgCTGTCCTGAACAAACTTCTGGAAGCTGGTAGCAGATTTTGTTTTCCGTCAGTagactgaaaataaaactgCCCGAGGCCGTCACATAATTTTCAGACTTACCTTTGTTTCAGCTCCTTCTGCTCTTGAATGTAGCTTGGTGAGGCCGCTCTCTGTtgtagggaaaaaaaagatgattgttAAAACATTCAATATAGGTGAGAAGCTCCAGATTTCCATGAAAGCAAAATGACAGTCTACCTCTCTTCGCTGAAAAGCCTCTTCACTGTCGCTCTCGTCATCATCTTCATATTTTCTGTAAGACAAAAGTTGCATCTCTGTCTTAGAGTCACACTCAAATTTACTCGAGCCTTGAAAACCACTGCCCCTCAAAGAGCACTGTTGTATGATGCCCAAATACACTCAGCTGCAATGTGACGACATATAGTCTTTTTCGGGGCACTTAAAATACATTGTAGTTACAGGTAAATACAGGTAAAATACAagttatacatattttaaaataattcctGCCAATACGTACTTAATAAAAGGCTATAAGCGTGCAAGCTTCTTAGATAGTTGTGAAAATGTACATATAATTCAAAATGAATCAGAACTATCCAATCACATTCATATATAAAAAGGCTTAAAACAGGCACTGCATTGTTCATTTTCACCATTCAGTTTATCAAGAAGCAGTTTTGTGTATAACATAGCAGAAAACAGCAGACATTTTTAATTCCCCCATAATGTTCTGCAATTAAAAAGTGGTTTCATGTTTCCTTAGTTATGAAAATAGTTATTCTATAACTATGATAAAGACAGATCACTCACCCTTCCCTCTCCAGTATCACTTTACGTTCATAGTCCTTGAGATACATGGGCTTCACTGCTTTCTTTGAAGTTGAAGGCTTCTCGTCGCTGGTGGATGCGCCTGAAAACAACAGTTGTATACCTTTTGTTtagaagacaaacacacacaaaagtccGACAGTCCGTGACAGCACCACTGATTGTACTTGTTGATCACCTTCGGAGAAAAACGTGGCATCTTTCTGGTATATCCTCGGGTCTTTCCTCTTCAGCAGTGACAGGGTTCTGTAAAAGTCTCTTTCGACTGCAGGGTCGAGCTCCTGAGGGCAAATACATGTCACAAACACCTCAGAGACACAGATATTATGGGATGAATCGAGAGGAAGCGTAGCTACTGACCACTTCACTGTCATCAGAGCTGGACTCGGATGTCTCAGAGTCACTGTCACCACGGTCTCCGTATCGATCCTTCACTGTACAAGCAAAGAATgacaataacacaaaaacatgacatttaaaaccaCGCAGGCGTCACTTCCCACGTTGTCGTGCTAGCATGGTAGTTAGCAGTGGATTACTTACGCCTCTGTAACTCTTCCTTCTGTCGGTATTTATCATATTTCTGCGCAAATTGTTGGTTTACTTTCAATCCCCCCTTGTCCGACATGGTTTAAATTAAAGCAGAAAGCGTTTAAACTTTAATGTAAACTACACACCGACGAAAGGTGACCATTCCGGATGCAGTACACACGCATGTGAAGCGCTGAATCACGTGGTTTCCGGTGCACAAATCAGAGTTTACACATGTTGTCCTGTAGGGGGCGTGATAAGAACAATAATAGTCTTATACAGTAGCAGACGTCCTCTTGTTTCAACAGATGAGACACACAACGGTTATAGCTGTTTATTTGTGGGCCAAAATATATTGACTTTTAATAGTTTAATAGGAGAAAAAGGCAGCTGTCCAAAGCCacagttctcaaactgtggcatgtgtaccaccagtgttACACAAGCTTCagctggtggtacttggaggaaaatcagaaatagtgTACATATGTATTTTGACCAGAGTTTgttgaaaattaaacaaataagtcatacaaattgccaagatggacgccaagttcaaaatggctgacttcctgttgaccATTGAGACCATGGTCCCAGTTGACctttttttgttcgtctttgTTTGGCTATAacgtttccaccaagttttgtgaaatttttggtgcaacttagttttggCTTTCTCCATCCACATTTCACCTtcgggggcgctatagagccctggtgCAACGTACAGGTCGGAGCATCATGCTAATATCACATTTTTGCCACACCTGTGTGAAGTATGTGAGGTAGAGGAGCAAATTATCTTCTAatacttggtataaaacgtttgagaacatctGATCTAAAGCATGAGGTTTCCCTGACAGAGAATCATTTCTAATGTCATAGCCAACACTTGCAAGAACCCAAGCAGACATTGgctgtaaaatgaaataaaaattgtCTGTTTGGAATCAGTTGGTGATctattttattgaaaaaaacatattgtttttGGTGTTGTTTGATGTGCCTCATTCCTTAAATGTGCCTCAGTGTGTCGCTATCAGCAAATAACATATCCCATTCAAAGGCAACCAGTGATCAATAAAGCAAGTGTGTTTGCTGAATCATGGCTTATTAtggaaagaggatggtgacttAACATGAGGAGAGAGGCAGCGGACCTGTGTGGCTCGTGAAACAAAACATCGTCCAATCAGAGACGTTTGAGTGGAGAATGATGATGACCCCACAGTTGAGTAATATGCACCATCCTCTCCTCAGCAGGTAAACACAAAACCTTGACCTGATTTAGGGACATCAGTGTGGAAtatgatcacaaaaacacacacagacagacagcactTGTATGAGGTGAAACAACAGTGAAGTGCACAACATGATTCCCCCATATACACTGTAATGTCCCTGCGTTTTTGTTTGTGGGTTGTTTAAAACACTGCAAGACCATTAAACAAATCAAAGCAGCTGGATACTCAGTCTGTGGACAATCATTGACCTATATTCCACACACCACTCAGCAGACAACAGCTTGACCACAATAGAAAAAGTgtgaatcacatttttatttttaaagttattaatTTTACATATGCTGCTTCTGCaagtaaataaaacagtggCATATGGTGAGCACCAATATCGTATGGTCACCCATTGGGCGATCATGTCTAAAATATCTGATTAAGATGCTCATGTATTTCCTCAAAGGATGTAAAGTCTATTTATGATTCTTTTTAgttataaaaatatgattttgtttATTCTTCAGCTAGATTTATTAAATTGTGGACACATAGGAGTCATAAATTGTACAATAGTTTTTCAATTGGCCCAGAGAGAAACCCTCTGAACTTAATATATGAAAAGAACCGGCGTCTTATAGACAAAACAACGAGTGGAATGATCCGACAAACACTCCATGACCTCAGCCGTTCCATTCTTCTGTGGAAGTACCAGGAATAATTCAGCCGGGCGCACATGACCTGTaaattaatgattaatgatgTTCCAAATGAAGATCTTTAACAAACAGACTTTTCCctgtacaaatacaaacaataccACAGGCCAGTGAATCTTAAACATTACTTCGACAATGACATCCAAAAccatcaaaaacatcacaaagtTGAATGTATCGATTATCTGCAGTTGACACAGACGTATAGTCCCTATAAACTGCGTCTTTTCTTATCTGTATGGTTTGCAAACAGGTCCATAGATGCGTCACTGCCTCTTTTGCATGACTTTTCTGCTCTTTACTTGGCCGTGAGCTTTGCACGACACACATGGCATGACTGCAGATGTTTAAGGTCAAAAAGCTGTTTGTTTCCCTTCTCTTCTCTGGTAGCTGGTGTTGTCAAATAATTTTAAAGCTATTGCAAAAGATGGTTAAATCGTGatttataaactttatttttgtgtccacattaaaacatgaataaattcaGTATTTGTCGAATTGTATCTCACAAGCTGAGTCTGACGTTAAGAACCTTTCTCACTGATTGTGCTTGTTATTCTgtaccaaggttattatagttaacgaaaactaatgaagtaacaaaaactaaataaaaactagaataaaaaaaaacccgataactaactgaaactgaattgtgtgttaataaaattaactaaaacaaactgaaattgtagtgaaaatgtgcttagtttaaATAAAGCAGAGAGCTTCGCACACAGTGATGTTATTTTTCCTACATGTGATCATCTCGCCATGTGGGAGGACTTCTGAGAAACTCTGGATTTGTTTCACCGTGGACTTTCCAGGAATAAAGCCTGACATTCCACTGAACTAAACACAGCCAGCccccaagaaaaaaaagggggggaaaggAAGAGGAGTGAACCCCCCCCCAACTCTTCACATTTCCAGCCATGTGTGCATACCAACAAAGCCATTAAAACAGttggacacacacatttttcataccTCGAACTGAATTATAGCCAGAAACaacacagaggtggaaagtggATTGTACTGTTTTGCTTTGTATCAGCggcaaggagaagaaaaactaactttaaaagacataaacaaataaatgaaaatgcagcACAGGAAGTGGGTGAGAAAAGCTTGAAAAATAAGTGGCTCTGGAcatgaacaaacaaataaaactaaacgTCTAATCTAAATGATGAATGTTTGATACACTTACCACAAACTATATAGTTAAAGCTGAAGCAAAAGTTAAGAGGTTTAagagaaaataatagaaaatactGCACTTAAATAGCTAAAGATGAAGAATAAATACTGAGGACAAAAATTGAGGACAAAGTATTGAAAACATTCACAATCATTAGAAAAGTTCAATTTCAAGTTCTTTTGTATTCATCATGCTATTATTTCCTTATTGTTTCTCTTAAAGTTGAAAGTAAGGAGCAAATTTAACACGagcacatttataaacaaactGCCTCAAATAAGTAAtgcgttaaaaaaaacagccgaGTCTTAATTCTATAATAAATagaatcatttatttatgtacagcaaatgtttaaaatttacaacaacaaacactcaaacaatgACACCATTACCAACAAAATGCACAgaacaaatatttacatttatgaacATTATATTTACACTTAATCTGCTCAATGAACAATGCATTCGAATGTATATGCTCAACAAAAAGCCTCACAGCGGTCATGGAAATAACATCTTTGTTAACTTCACCTGCATGTAACGCTGCCGCATCCCTTAAAAACATCCAATGTAAACAGGCAGACACATCGATTTTATACAGATGTACTGAGTTCAACAGCTCCAACATGCTGGGTGTTGTAAAGGCACATAtttatcaataaaaaataaattagctTGAAGAGCTGCTGAGAACTCTGCTTTTACAAGTAGTAATCGCTTCCCTTTTGTCAGGAATGCTGGAACAAGGCAGCCCTGGTGTTCAGGGAGGATGTAAATATAGTCACGTGGCACAGTACAGTGCTGTAGACCAGGCCCCACTGGCCCACACGTGACTGAAGCTTTTCTGACTCTGAGGAATGCGCCGGACCTCCTGAGAGGCACCCAGGGaggcacgtttttttttttttatttaaatgcctcTCCCGTGTACAGATAGCCAATAACAAAACAGAAGTGTTTCGGAGAAAACTGTGATACTTCTGTGGCCAATTCAGCCAACATAAAAGACATACTGTGAAGAGTGTACAGTATTTAAGGCACAGTATGTAGtgtcctcacattcactctACTGAAAGATCAGGTTTAAATCAGCCCTGGTGTCTCAGCATAGAatcagctccaagtttcctatTTCAAGCATACACAAAGTGGAATAgtgtgacattttattattattatttagcacTTTTTGCCAAGTTAGATTAGAGGATGTTCTACTCACATTTCTGTGCATTAACAATAATGTTATGGTTGAATAAGGCCCTTAGGTAGCCACCGATCCATTAGATATACAACCTATCCTTTTAGTGTCATGGTGACACTGGCTCAATCATTACACGAGAGGccaaacacattcacatccatccatcttctaccctCAACATGAGGGGGCGCTtgtaccaatcccagctgacaaacaaccatccactcttacctatggtcaatttagagtgtcaaatttgcctaatccccaaatctgcacgtTCATCCAATTTAGTTTCCAATGGATCCCAATAGGGAAAATCACAGGcgtaaataatcaaaataatgatTAATTATTGACCCAATTCCATTGAGCTTCTTTAATTTCTGGTTGCATGTTGGTTCACTTGTTGTGACTCACATGAACTGAACCATcattaatgtgatcagtaacacctgcTAAAGCatgactaaaaaaacaaaatggcacaATGGCAATTTACCTCAACCCCAACCTGCGTGTCTCTgatggactgtgtgaggaagctCCAACAATCCAGTCAGACCATgggagaacatgccaactccacacagaaaggccttgACTGAACTAGAATTTGAACTTGAGAACCTTTCTGCTGCAAAGCACCAGCGCTAAACCACCAGACACCTGTGTTGCACTTCAACTGAGATTCTCACCTCATTTCTTCTTAAGAAAAAGTCCAAATTATTTTGTTATCAACCAACAACTGCAATCAGACAAGGACGTTTTTTAACTGTGGACAAAGCCGTGGTAGcagcctctgtctctgtggtaaGTCGATTCCTTCTTAACCAAGAAACTATAGTATGAGCTGCCCTTTGCCATTTTATCtggcaggaaaagcacaggtgtaagtAATCACATTGAAGATGGCTGAATGGCACGTGGCTTCCTCAGTTTGAGGATGAATGCTCGGTCACAGACACACGGCTCTGACTTCCATGAACTGAACAAAGCCAGAGTTgatgtgatcagtaacacctgtgcttttcctgcttagacatgtcaaaatggctgctgtgcagagagcccctcccctcctctaAATGTGTACTATTGCTTAGTATACATTTGGTGTTGGTGAAATATTTTTACCATAACTGCTTGACACAgggataaaacaaaaaaaagaagtgatatttacattattttttacattattgtaaCATGAGCTGCATCAGCACAACTTTGATGTGAACAGTGATGTACTGTAATTCTCCAGTTAAATCACCAGGATGAGAGGCTAAAAGAAGCTAAGGGATTTGTTTGGATAAAAACGAAGCGTTTCACCCTGGCTTGTCTATTGTAGAGcacttgtttgtctgtgaggaTATATTGGTTCAAGTTTGTCTCATACTGGCTTTGACTTCCATAACATTGTGCTGCTGAGTGAGGTAAAAGAACAGGAAAGGACGTCCAAGGTAGCTTATCATTGACACTCTTCTCTCCACCGCGATGGTATTTCTCAGTTCTCTGTGAAGGCCGGATTGTCTGCTTCTTCGTTTAGGTTCACGACTTGTCTCTGGAAACACGGCGAATAATAAATGATGTCAGACAAAACATATTCTGTAGCTTAGTAAAGAtcaaaacaaccacattttGTGAACACAGAAATCCAGAATTCATTTTCCTGCATCTACATCACAGTCATGTGGATATGGAAACAAACTATAGGTATAACATGCTCCATAACAGATTGATTACTGTGGTTAAACCTGTAGTAAAGATCTAAGCAGGTTAGTCGAGACTCACTTTTGGGTAAGAGTAACCATCGAGACTGTGGCTCCTCCAAATGTGCACTTGGTCCTCAGTAGTTTTCTGGTAGACCGGGTTGTCAAAGTGAATTGTGTTGGTATTCTTCAGCCGGTAATTCCTCCACAGCAGCAGGCCACCAACAACCACGAGACAAATGATCGCTGCATCAGGAAAATAGATGGCTGTTAGAATTTCAGGTTATTAGAATGTATatgatatgtgtatatatagcagCTCCCACGCCTACTCACCCAGAGGTAAGACAATGTACAGGGCTATCGGGGTGGTGGAGGCAGTGTTAGGTATGGCTGCAACAAATCCAGGTCGGACACCTGATGTCAAGGAAACACAGTTAGTGATACGTGGAAGTAGTTTCACATCAGACCAGTGCAGTGTGTGCAGTTAATAATCAAAACACCATGATGGAACATACCTGGAGAGGTAGTTGGAGCATTTGTGGTGGTCTGGGAAATCTTTGGTATCACCGGCTGCGGTGAAGGGGTGCTTGGTTTTGGTGTGGTGATCCTGAGCAGAGGCTTGATGGTG of Solea solea chromosome 16, fSolSol10.1, whole genome shotgun sequence contains these proteins:
- the kri1 gene encoding protein KRI1 homolog, which encodes MSDKGGLKVNQQFAQKYDKYRQKEELQRLKDRYGDRGDSDSETSESSSDDSEVELDPAVERDFYRTLSLLKRKDPRIYQKDATFFSEGASTSDEKPSTSKKAVKPMYLKDYERKVILEREGKYEDDDESDSEEAFQRRERAASPSYIQEQKELKQSFQKFVQDSDEEDEGSEEGEGIKLLTRRIKTQEEKDNEEADYVDWLKGQTELEGPEEVKDMQCLKDYWNDPQLDEKECFLRDYVLNKGYKDGDGEDERIPTYDEVVQDDVEDSEEEGENFLERQENFEKSYNFRFEEPDAQRIKTYPRNIATSVRSKDDSRKLKRQEVKERKQKEKEQKQEQLKQLKNLKRNEIMEKLNKLKELTGNEQLAFSQMDLEGDFDPQQHDQLMQKFFGDEYYGGEEEEKPQFDDDEEEHWNWDTWTGERQEDDLDEDYGGEGRETTQPHCDDENFVMDADYDPNQHMASKKQKKKERKKMKKEDLPQMGKKKKKSHFAQVITQNKPVFDPQERSFEQYLDEYYKLDYEDIIDDLPCRFRYRQVLANDFGLTTDEVLIANDKELNQWCSLKKTCMFRSENEEKCDLKNYKIKAQNERKKKEILSSVYTEEEKEMPDAKNKVGKKRRDRLKDADKQDKGTDDDDEAGVMDSPDKTLAEALREAGDDMEEEILIPKKKMKQEEEPQVSADNAEVKNVAERPSWSKKTHKRSGGRLISGTMGVKIGGREFSRHRLKAYGLNPKRLYFRQMGRQRRKDQEKREKQNKKNENNSS